A region of the Arenibacter antarcticus genome:
GGTATTAACAAGTGTATTAGCTGCAACATAATCTGCTCGCCCAGATTCAACAAGATCATTCCATATTGGGTTTGTGTTTGGAGCGGAAGCTTCGTATTCCATAAATGCATTATCTCCTTCGGATTCAAATACCCCAGACTCAATGGCTTCTTTCGCCATTTTAGTTGCTTTAGCATCATCAAAATCTGCATATCGTAAAGCCATTCTTAGTTTTAAAGAATTACCAAACTTTTTCCATTTCGAGGCATTTCCGTCATAAATATAATCCGTACCAGCTGTAAAACCGCCTGCTCCAACTTCAATTTGAGTGATGGCAGCATTTAGTCTAATAACAAGATCTTCATAAATAGCTTTATCGTCATCATAGGCAGGTGTGCTATTATTTAAGTTAAGTGCTTCTGAATAAGGAATATCTCCAAAAGTATCGACCAACACGTGCCAGGTAAAAACTTGTAATATTTCAAGCATTGCTTGTTGGTTTAAAGTTTGAGCCTCAGGTATAGAGGCGTTTGGATTTGTACTAAGAATCAATTTACTTTCGGTAAGATTCTTTAGAACCTCAGTATAAAGGATGTTCCAATGGCTTCCATTAATATTTCTTTTTATTAGATTGTAATTGGCTTCCTCTATATAGGTAGTTCGTGTCCAATATTGAGCTACCATTGTAAAGATGTTCCTATTTACACTGACGTTGACCATTTGGTCAAACAAGCTCTTGGTGGCATTGGAGAAAAGCACATCAGCTCCTACCACTGTAGGGCTTTTACTATCTGTATTAACATCTGATAGATCATCAGAACACGCTAGGGTGGCTCCAATCAAGAATGTTATTAATATTATCTTTTTCATAATTGTTTAAAATTGCAACTTTAAGTTAAATCCGTATTCTTTTGCAGTTGGGATTGCCCCAGACTGATACCCTTGTATGTTTCCTGAACTTAATCCTGCTTCAGGATCGGAATATGGTATATTTTTATCAATGATCCAAAGGTTTCTACCAATTGCAGATAAAGTTATATTTGACATGGAAATTCTTTCGGCTATTGACTTTGGTAGGCTATAGGACAATGTTGCTTCTCTTAATTTCACAAAGCTGGCATCATATACATGATAAGCGTGTGGTGCTGCTTTAGATCCTATAGCTGTGCTCTGATCCTGGACATGAGTACGCGTATCATTGGGCGAACCGTCGGGATTAACGCCATTTAATAATAGTCCGCCACCTGCAGATACAGGGTCTCGTACTGGGTTTCCTATCTCATTTAACCCTGCGGTATTTGCAGTTACACCAGTTCTATAGCCATACCAGGTGTCAAGAGAAAATACATCTCCGCCTTTCTGAATATCAATGAGAAAGCTAAGTGAAAGGTTTTTATAAGATAGTGTATTACTTATACCTGCTTTCCAATCTGGATTGATATCTCCTATGGTTTGGGGATTTTCATCGACAACGAATTTACCGTTATCTGGGTCAATAACTCTTTCTCCATTTAGATATTCAAAGTTAGTGCCCCAGATAGTCCCATAGGCTTGTCCTACAGTAGCGTTGATTGTAACTCCTCCTTGAAGGGAAGCTAACTGTAGATTTTTATTATCGCCAAATAGGGATAAGACCTCGCTTTCGTTTTTATACCAATTAGCGTTAATTCTCCATTCGAAATCCTCATTTCTTATAGGACTAAAATGAATACTTGTTTCAAATCCTTTATTCTCAATTTCTCCAGCATTTACCCATCTTTTTGTAAATCCAGTGGCGCCAGTAACTGTTACGGGCATTAATTGATCTATAGAATTCGATTTATAAGCTGCTACGTCAAACCCTAATCTACGATTAAAGAATTCCATTTCTAAACCAACTTCTAGGCTCCTAGTGGTTTCGTTTTTTAAATCAGGATTATTTGCTGTGCTTGATACGGAATATAGCGGAGTCCTAAAGTTGGTAGGACTTGAGTAAACGTTGTGAATTGACAGGGGTGGAGCGTAATTCCCTACTTCAGCAAAATTGGCTCGAAATTTACCTAAAGTTAACCAGTTGGTATTCCACAATTCAGAAAAAACAAAGCTTGTGGAAACCGAAGGATAAAAATAAGAATTGTTGCTTTTAGGAAGAGAAGAAGATTCATCAATACGTCCAGTTACATCTAGGAAAAGGAAGTTTTGATACCCAAAAGAGGCGCTTCCAAAATAACCATTGGTATGTAGTTCTTCATATACCTCTTCGGGAGGAACCAGTAAGTTCTTAGAATTTGCTAAGGCGAATAAATCTGGAATTACCAATCCTCCAGTAGTACTAGCCCGCATCTGGCGAAATTTTTGTCTTCGTGCCGTTGCGCCTAATAATCCGGAAAAGTTTAAATCCTCTGTAATATTGTAGTTGAAATTTAGGAGTAAATCGTAGTTTAGTTCCGAATAATTCGCATCATAACGACCGTATCGGGAAACTCCATTACTTCCAACATTTGCTCTTTCTTCTCTTAAATCGGTATAATTATCCATAGAAACTCTACCTGTGGCATTAACCCAATCGGTTAGCTTGTAGTTCACATTAAAATCACCATATACACGATCTCTGTTATCAGTTTGATAGTTTTCATATAACTGCCAGTACGGGTTATCCGTATAGATAGCATCAAAATTTCCACCTTCGGCATTTGCATAGTTCCAAGTAATATTTCTTCCGGTTTGGAAATAGGCATTTTTTTGTGCTTCAAAATCTACGTTGTTCTGGTTCCATTGGCGCATAGATTGAAAAATATTTGTATTACTATATCCGGTTCCATACCTTCCCTTTCCATCGGTGTTAGTATAAGTTACAGTTACTCCAGAAGTTAGCTTTTCAGTGAACTCATGAGTTCCTTTAAAGTTGACTGTATTTCTTCTGATTTTACTGTTAGGAAGAATTCCCTCTTGGTCATAAAGTGTGTAGCCTAATCTATAAGTGCTGATATCTGTGCCACCGTCTATGGAAATACTATTATTCAGTGAAACACCTGTTTTGAAAATTGATTCGGGCCCACGTTGAGGTGCCACCCAAGGAGTTGCTTTCATGTAGTTGGAAGATTCGGGATAAAAGGCATCCCATTGAAAAACAAGTAGATTTGGATCGAACCTTCCTCCATAGGACGCATCTTCTGTAAAGGGGACTACTTGATCTGCATTTCCGTCCCCGTTAACATCCCATTCATTAAAATAAGAATTTTTGTTGGGACCATAAATTTTTCCATAACCGGCACCGTATTCTTTTTGATACTTTGTAAAGGTGTCTTTGTCATATGTAGAGAAACTAACGCCAGAGCTGATGGTTACCCCAATATTATCGTTTTTTCGCCCCTTTTTAGTGGTGATAATAATTACTCCATTTGCGGCTCTAGAACCGTAGAGAGCAGATGCAGCAGCACCTTTTAGAACGTTAACAGAGGCGATATCATCAGGATTTACGTCCATTGCGGCATTACCATAATCATATCCCCCACGACCAGTTTGTTGATTCGATGTATTTGTGTTTTCATTACTTATGGGTACACCGTCAACCACAAATAAAGGTTGGTTGTTTCCTGTAAGAGAAGTATAACCCCGAATAATAACGTTGGAAGATCCTCCCAATGTACTACTCTTTGTGACACTTAAACCTGCAACCTTTCCAGATAAGGAATTCACAAAGTTACCTTCTTTTGCAGTGTTTACCTCGTCTCCACCTACCTCCTGAGTAGCATATCCAAGAGACCTCTTTTCTCTTGTAATACCTAGAGCAGTTACAACTACTTCTTCTAGTTGGGAAGCATCGTGCTGAAGTACAACGTTTATGGTAGTAGCGTTCTGAACTGGATATTCGGCGGCTTTCATTCCTATATGGGTAAAAGCCAAAATTTCTCCTTTACTAACAGCTATACTATAGTTGCCATCAAAATCTGTCATAACTCCACGAGTAGTCCCTTTAACTAGTACATTTACTCCAGGTAGAGGCAGGTTGTCCGAATCTGAGACAGTTCCAGATATGATTTGTGATTCTTGTGCAACTGTTATTTGCACAACTAACCCCAGTATGAGTGTTAGAATAATTTTTAATTTTGTTTTCATTCGTTTTGGTGTGATTGTATGATTTAGATTAGGTTAATTTTCATTTTGGCCAATATTAGGAGTTTATTCATGATTAACCAATATTCATTGTTTATTTCAGAAAGTTTCAGAAAGTTTGATAAATTTTCAGGATATAGAGATTAATTGAGATGTCTCACCTATTCCACGCATTACCAGAATTAGGCAAATAAAATATATAGACACAGAAACCTTGTAATATTGAATATTATCTTCATCTTTTTTAAGTTTTGAAATAGCTTTGAAAGAATAAATTTCACTTCAACATTCAAATAAAAGTTGATAACGCTTTTATGTGTTGTTAGTCTTTTTGTTATAGGAACTGTGAATCGATTGAAGATACATTAACAAATAAGAGCTTAATGGAATAGCCTTTTGATGTTTAAATAATTGATTTTAATATCGCTTAGAATTTTGGCGATGAGTATTGGATTTATTAAGAAACAACCAATTCATTGGCTTCATCCAATACATGATTGGTAAAGCTCTTCAAGTAAATCTGTGTTGTCTTTAATGAATGATGGCCCAGGCCTTCGCTTATTACCTCTGTTGATATGCCCATATATTTAGCAATCGTGGCCCAGGAATGACGGATGGTATAGGTAGTAAACACCTCCTCTATTCCGGAATCTTTCGCAATGGTCTTTAGATGGCCATTCATCCTTCTTCGAAGGGATTTATATTTTTCGAAACTCTTAGTGCTCCCATCATAGTTTGCTGGGAAAAGATAGTCTTCATTTGATTTACCATCAAGGTAAAAGCTTAATATTTCGTTGAGTTCGTCGGTAATGCGAACGGAAAGCTGGTCCCCCGTTTTGCTCCTTCCATAAAATATGCGATCTGTGGATATATCCTTGATCTGAAGTTTTACCAAATCTATAAAGTTCATTCCCCTACAGTTGAACATGATAAGCGCATAATTCTTTGCATGCCAGATGGGCGATCTTTTTTTATAGTTCACATCTCGAATCTTTATAAAGTCTTCTTTTAATATAGCCTTCTTTTTTGTCCGTCTTGTGGAAGGTACTTTAAAGTGGTCGAAAGGATTTTTTTTGGCAATAAATTGATCTTCCTTAATAGCACTGTTGTAAACGGCCCTTACGGCTCTAATATAGCAGCTAATGCCATTTTTAGAATTTCCCTTTGCCTCATGTTCGCTCTGGAAATTTTTCAATAGGGTAACGGTTATTTCATTTAAGTGTAAATCCTTATCTCCGTTCATTTTTGTGAAAGCCTTGATGCCATTGGCATACCAGCCAGCGGTGCCGGGGTTGTTTGATTTTAATTTTCTATCAACGATTACCTTCCCCCATTCGGATAAGGTCAGACCGTTATCTACTTCTTCCCGTATTTTTGTGTCCACTTTTTTGTCCCATGCTTTTCGGATATACCCGACCAACGTATCGGCATTTATGGAGTTGATACTGTCCCCAAGTTCAACGATTAGTTTTCGTGCAATATGCAGCTTATCATAAATATTTTCATTAGCCTTGTCACAATCAATATGATTGTTTTTGTGGGCTGATTTTTTAATTTGCATGGATTTGTCATTCCATCCGGCAGGGGAGGTATAGTAGGGTAGACGTACAATCCTTGTTTTTTGGTGAAATACTCTTAATGCGACCGGATATAATCCGTTAACTATACTTTTCGCTGATTTTCTTGTGTCTAAAATTAATCTTACCTTAGCCATAACCTCTCTCGTTTAACTTAAAGTTAGTGAAAAATAAGGCTCACTTTAGGCTCACTTTCTCTTGATATCGTATGATATCATATAATATCAAATTTGTTAAAAATCATGCAATTTATTGATAATCAGTGAAATATGATTAAATTTAGGTTGGTTTATTATGTGATTTTAGAGTCTTACAAGCAGGGGGTCACTGGTTCGAATCCAGTAGGGCCCACAGTAACAAAGACAAGGCTTCCAAGAAATTGGGAGCCTTTTTTGTTTTGGACAGGTTAAACATAGGTGCAAGAAATTTTCTTTGACGTCAAATTTTAAAACTTCTATTCCTGCATATACAGAAAGGTTCATATTAAAAGCTTTTATTGTTTTACCTCTTCAGCGTAAAGTGTCCTGAAAAAATAGTGCCTTCCCCAAGATTGGCTTTAAACCAATAATCACTTGAAACCATTTCTCTGCCATTAAACAAACCATCCCAACCTAAATCATTTGATGATAGCTGAACCAACAATTTACCATATCTGTCATAAATAAATATTCTAGAACTTGGAAATTGGTCAATCCCATAAATTTGCCAGTAATCGTTTTGACCATCATTGTTAGGTGTAAAAAACTTTGGATAATCAAGAATTGTAACTTCCTCAACATCCTCGCCACATCCATTTTTATCTCTTACCAACGCGGTATATGTACCACCAATAATATTGAAAAAATAATTACTTTTTTTAAAATTTATACCATCCAATGAATATTCAAAATCACCATTACCGGAAGCTATTATTTCAATGAAATTAGTATCGGATAGCCCCTTGTGCTTTACTTCCGTTATGGTTGGGGGCGATGATTTTATAAATTCAAAATTAAAGTTCTTTTCACAATATACACCATTTGTAATTTTCCCCAAAGTAAGAGTATAGCTCCCAGCATTTATCAGGTCTACTTTATGCGTATCAGAAATTATGCTGTTATCCTCGAACGACCAACTGTAATAATCAAAATTATTTTCTATTTGAATAGGTAGCGAAGGTTCCAAATGACATAAATAATAACTTGACTCCAGCATTGTTGTCGGCAGTTCGTTTACTATTACATCAAAACTTGTTTCTGCATAACACAGCGTATTCATTGAATTCTCTGCACGGACCGTTATGGTCTCCTTCCACGATACCTTGTTTTCGTAAGATGTTGATAACGGACTAGGTAGTTCAGCTCCAGTTGTATCAAAATAGGAAAGTTTTAAGCCTACTTGATTACCAATAATTTCGGATTCAATTTTTGAAAGATCAAAGTTGCCGAACCCATTGCCCTTATCACATGCATAAACAGGAGGTTGCATGTTTAATTGTGGCTGGGAAGATGTTCTCAGTACCAATGGAGTCTCTTCATAACAATTACCCACGCTTCCAAATGCTCGCACGGTTATTTTTTCTTCGTTTATGGTTTGGTTTTTAATTGCGTTCAATGGCGCCTGAATCTGATTGCCATTTTCTCGAAAAAAAGAAACTGAAGTTGCGTTGTTATTGCCCAAGATGTCATTTTGGACTTGCTCCAAATCAAAAGTAGCAAACCCATTGGCTTCATTACTACACATTAAAAGGTCCGAGACTGCCGAAAGGTCTGGAACTGGGTTCACAATTAAATCAAATGTGGTTTCGGAATAGCAACAGAGATTATTGTTATGAGCAACCCTGACGCCAATGGTCTCCCGATCTTTAATGGTATTGGTAAAAGGAGAGGATAGTGTGGTAAATTCATTACCACTTCCATCAATAAAAGTAACCGTCATGTTATTTTGGCCTCTTAGGATTTGTTGGGTAACCTGAGCTAGATTAAACGATGATGAAATACCAGTATTGAAGCTGTCTTCACATGCGTAAATATTATCAATACCGTAAGCATTTGGAGGCTCTTTTACATTTATGGTTTCCGTTAGCACCTCAGCATTGCCATCGCTGGAAATGACCGTTGCGGTAATGGTGTAGGTACCTTCGGTAGAAAAATCATGAAAGGGAGATGCATCTGTCGAGGTATTGTTTCCCCCTGATGCAGGATCCCCAAAATCCCATGTTATTGATGCTATACTGCCGGTGGGAGCAACGCTGAATTCTTTTAAAAATTCTGAACAGACATTGGAAATGTTCAATGAAAAATCATTGGTCACGTGATTAACATCTCCGGTAACATTAATATAGAACTTAGCATCTGGCCTACCAAAATCTTCAGTAGAAACATATTCAGTTGAATGAGGACCTCCGGTTACACAACCTCTTTGCCATGAAATACCGGTATCTTGTGTAGAACCTGCTATAAAAGCTACTCCATCTCCATAAACGATTCCCTTATGTACTTCTACTAAAATTCTTTCAACACCAGCTGGAACAACTACAGCTGTATCAAAATCTACATTTATAATTCGTGAATTACGGTCTATATTCGGTGAGAGTTGTTGGTATTGACTACTCCCTATCAAATCGGTTTCTGAAAACGAACTGGGAAAATTGTCATCAATGGCATAAACATTAAAACTAATTTCCGGTAACCATCCAACTTTGTTAACGCCAACTTGTCCAGAGGTTATAACGAATTCCTCATTGGTAGAAATACCAAAATCTTCTAAATAAAAATCCCTTGCCCAATAAATGTAGGATGACGTACATGAGTGAATGCTCGTTTCAATAATGTCATCACATACATTATGCGATAATGTTACCGATGAACCACTACTGGCTATGTTTTGTATTTTTCCAGTAACATTTATAAAGAAATTAGCATGTGGAACCGGAGTGCTTAAGTTTTCGGTAGGTATTGGGGTGTAATATTCCCTGCAGCCTTTAAACCAGGATGTGTCATTATCAAATTCAGTACCAGCGATAAGGACTTCTTTATACTCATCATTATAAATATCATCCATTTGAGTAACTTCTACTAAAATTCTTTCAACTCCAGCAGGAATGGTAATGGGCGTACTAAAGTTAATCTGAACAATTTCAGGAGTATCTCCTATTTCAGGAGCGAGAACCACATTTCCATAACTTATGCGTTGGGGGTTTCGCCCCGGTGTTTCAGAGTTTAAGCTATAGAAGTTAAAAACCAATTGAGCACCATCATATGAATTGCTAATGGCCACTTGTCCAGTAGTGATAATAAATTGATCTGCAGTAGAGATACCAAAATCAGAAAGGGTAAAGGCTCTTGACCAAGCTTCTTCATACTGGCAAGAAGTCATACCTGTTTTTATCGGACTGTTCCCGATATTATGAGTTAATGTAATTTGTGCATCAATTCCATTTAAAAACAAAAAAAATATTAGTAAGGTTAAATTTCTTTGCATAAAATAAGTAGGCCATTAAAATCTATAATGGTCCAAAATAGGATTTATTTGTGAGTTGGTTAAAACTTTTTTATGAGTTGCAAGAAATAACATTTAAAGAACATCCAATTTTGGTTCTCTTCCTCTAAGCGGGTCTAGGAGGTTTTGTTTTCAACTGTTTTTCTTTGTCTGAGTGAGTTGTTTCCGCCGGGTTCTACGTCACTTTTTAGTCCAACCAAGTAAAAGGTCCATTTACGATTAGACTGCTTTCAAAATTATAATTCATCTTTCCATGGTTTTATGAAAATCCTGCTAGTTTTCCCTCATCGTTTAAAACCGTTCGGATTTCGATATCCGATTCTGATTCAAAAAATCCTTTAAATCTATATATTCTGAGCTTTTTACCTTTTTCGCTTTCCATTAAGGATTCAAATCTCAAGTCTTGATACTCCCCGAATAGATTTTTGATTTGTTGGTATGATTTTTTTTGTACCGTTTCGTTAAGTCCATCCACCATTTCTTTGATAGCCACATTCTCCGAAAGCTTGTAATGACCACCGTTTTTTTGTGCTGTAAGTATCTTTTCTGATAATATTTTTACAGATTCAATATCCTCTTGCTTAAGTTGGGATTCATCAACTTTTTTAAAATCTGACGATGATTGACAACTTGCCGAAGTTGTTACAAAAAGAACGATTACTAATCGGAATATTTTCTTCATATCAATGCTTTTAAATTGTTGCTAATGTTTAGTATATGGGTGTGACCTGATTTGGCATGAACCTCTTTTGTTAGTCACGGACCAAGCCATGACTTATAGCGTGTTGTGGTGCGTTAAGATTCCCACTTCTTTCTTTTTCGCCTTTTTTTTAATATTCCAATGGTAATTATATACATCACTACGATTGCAAATGGTATAGCAATAAATCTATATTCTGGTAATAAATACCAAAGTACAAGAACTATTGTAGTTCTGAAAATTGCGTGGAAAATTCCAACCCAATGATTGATGATCCAAGAAAATGGTAACCACATTAAGCCTGTCAAAATCCCGACTGTCATAGGTAAAGAGGAGTAGTCTATAATGAAAAAAGGAATTGCAATAGAATAAGCTAATAGTGCTTGTCCAACTGTAAAGAAAAAAAGCTTATCGAATTCGTTTTTTGGTTTTGTTTTATCAAGGAAATTCTCGCCTGTAAATTTTGAAATGAACATCGCTAAATATACAATACTACCTGTTCCAATAAAAATAGACCAAACTGCTATAAAATCGGAGAAAAATAATCCAATAAGTCCAATAATAGTCCAAACTATTAGTCCAGCTAATGGTGTGGCGACGAATTTTTGATTCGAAAATTCAATCCGTTGCTCTTCTAGTGTTCTTTTATTCATTGGTTAACTTAGATGATTTTATATTGATGTAGGCTCCCCCAATAATTGTTCTTTAAAATTACTTTATTTTCTGAAATTTATCCTATCACTATTTTTTTTAAATGCAGCACAAGCTGTTTGTATATGGAAAGTTGCGGGTTTGCTACCATTGCTTTAGCAGAACACTAGCCATTTTCCACACACCTTGTGTGTGACTAGTATGAGTATCTTTATCACATCTAAATATGGTATTGGTCGAGACGGTGCAAGCCCGCCTATTGGACGCGCAGGCAGGTCCCTAATAGGCTTAGCGAAGCCGAAGGGTTCGGTAGTGTGAGGGGTGCACTCCGTCATTTAATTGCGGAGCCATTCACGCAATTTACCACGTTATTTTTTTAGTCGATTATATTTTTTAAGCGTTTTTATGAGTAAATCGTGAGGTAGAGCAAATGCTTTATATCCATTAATTCCTTCCATAGTTTCAGCTGCTACCATAGCGTTGACAATTGCTTCCTCAACCGCTTGTACCGTTGCTTCAAAAACTGGTATTAGTTAGTCATTCGGCATTGTTTTTACGGTTGTTGTTTCGTCCCAATTAAAAGCATTTTCATTTGCTGTTGAAAAGGCTAAGAAAATCAAAAGATGTGGCGGACTTCACGCCCTATTTGGTATAGGAATTAGCTATAGTTTTTTTGATTTGCATTTTCTATAATTTCCTTATCCTTCTTAAAAATATTTGAAACCCATAATGGTGGATCTTTTATTTCCGTTGCTCCAACTTCGTTCATAATGTCAGAAAGAGCAGTTGGGATATCTTTTTTCCAAATAAGAGCCCGAGTAATTCCGATAGCTTTGACTTGATTTTCTTGTTTAAAATAGTGAACATGATAAACCCACTTATCATCCCCTCCGACACTTTCTAAAATCACCTCAAATTTTGACCAAATTTTTAGGGGTTTTCTATATATGATTTTTTGTGAACCTAAGGTAGGTGCAAGCCCTCTTTTTACAATAGCATTAAATAATTTTGACCTAGCAATTAATTCCCAACGGATAAAGTCCATATACATAGGATACTTTGAAGCTGTCATTACTCGTAATCCATCACAATCGAACGGTCCAACTCTAAACGTTTGTCTAATCGTCTGATCATGAATCACTTCACTTTGGAAGTGTCTCAGTACTAATATTTTAATGATGGTGTACCAATAATAAATCATAACTGTTCTAAAATTACATACAACGATGAGTATAAACGTAGTGCATGATTCTCGAAGTACTCACCTACAATTTACCATTATTTTTTTAATTTCAATAGAGTCACTTTTAAACATTCAGCCTGCATTGCCCATATACAAGGTTAGTTGCCGGCATTGTATAAGCGAATTTTTTAATGAAAAACGCTCACTGCTAATATTACTATTGCAACACCAATCATAAGTGCCATCTTTCCCATTAATTTAATTCCTTTAGAGCTGCTGCCAATTCCAGCTTTCATGTTTCTTTTCGCACCTAAGTTGATAAGCACTATCAAAATAACAAGAACTAGAAATAACACTAACTTAGTGATCATGAGTGGTAATAGTTTTAACGCTGGCTAAAATGGAAGAATAAGGTAAATTCCAGAAATAAGCAGAAGTATTGTTCCGATTCCTCCCAGTAAGCTCAAGCCTTTAGTGTGTCGTTGAAATTTGGTTGCCAGGAATAGCCGTTCCCTGCGTCAATAACACAAAGTTGAGCCCTAATTAATTCATCAGGAAAGTGACAATAAAATCCTTCCAAATAAGGTGAAACAGATGCTGTAATAGTGATTTTATTTTTAGGAGTAAAAAGGAAGTCGTTTTTATTTAGCTGATATAAAATCAATTCCTAAGTATCTTGTCATACTTCCCTTAGTAACAAACACAAAGTCATTTACAGTTTTTTTATGTGGGGGTAATGGGAGATAAAGCGCTACCTCATCTTCTTTAAAAGAATGGATAAAGAAGTGGGTTATTTTCAGGACTTAACAAATCATCTGATTTGTTCTTGATGTGATTATTCCTAAATAAAATTGGCGTTGATGTAGGTATTTTCAATCTTGTTTTTCTAGTATTAAATGTAAAGGGTACTCTTAGGCTTATTGCTAACATTGGTTTAGCTAAAACTAGCAATTTGTTTATACCGTGTTCAATATATTCAACCCTAGCCTATCGGAGGGTGGAATACTTCTTAGTTATTGACAACTGATTTTATTATTGATTTTTGGATAATTCCATCAAAACTTTAATTGCTTTCTCCGAGTATTTTTTATCAACGAAAAAATGGTCGTGATAATATCCAGCAATTACATTGCAGCTAAT
Encoded here:
- a CDS encoding SusC/RagA family TonB-linked outer membrane protein → MKTKLKIILTLILGLVVQITVAQESQIISGTVSDSDNLPLPGVNVLVKGTTRGVMTDFDGNYSIAVSKGEILAFTHIGMKAAEYPVQNATTINVVLQHDASQLEEVVVTALGITREKRSLGYATQEVGGDEVNTAKEGNFVNSLSGKVAGLSVTKSSTLGGSSNVIIRGYTSLTGNNQPLFVVDGVPISNENTNTSNQQTGRGGYDYGNAAMDVNPDDIASVNVLKGAAASALYGSRAANGVIIITTKKGRKNDNIGVTISSGVSFSTYDKDTFTKYQKEYGAGYGKIYGPNKNSYFNEWDVNGDGNADQVVPFTEDASYGGRFDPNLLVFQWDAFYPESSNYMKATPWVAPQRGPESIFKTGVSLNNSISIDGGTDISTYRLGYTLYDQEGILPNSKIRRNTVNFKGTHEFTEKLTSGVTVTYTNTDGKGRYGTGYSNTNIFQSMRQWNQNNVDFEAQKNAYFQTGRNITWNYANAEGGNFDAIYTDNPYWQLYENYQTDNRDRVYGDFNVNYKLTDWVNATGRVSMDNYTDLREERANVGSNGVSRYGRYDANYSELNYDLLLNFNYNITEDLNFSGLLGATARRQKFRQMRASTTGGLVIPDLFALANSKNLLVPPEEVYEELHTNGYFGSASFGYQNFLFLDVTGRIDESSSLPKSNNSYFYPSVSTSFVFSELWNTNWLTLGKFRANFAEVGNYAPPLSIHNVYSSPTNFRTPLYSVSSTANNPDLKNETTRSLEVGLEMEFFNRRLGFDVAAYKSNSIDQLMPVTVTGATGFTKRWVNAGEIENKGFETSIHFSPIRNEDFEWRINANWYKNESEVLSLFGDNKNLQLASLQGGVTINATVGQAYGTIWGTNFEYLNGERVIDPDNGKFVVDENPQTIGDINPDWKAGISNTLSYKNLSLSFLIDIQKGGDVFSLDTWYGYRTGVTANTAGLNEIGNPVRDPVSAGGGLLLNGVNPDGSPNDTRTHVQDQSTAIGSKAAPHAYHVYDASFVKLREATLSYSLPKSIAERISMSNITLSAIGRNLWIIDKNIPYSDPEAGLSSGNIQGYQSGAIPTAKEYGFNLKLQF
- a CDS encoding T9SS type B sorting domain-containing protein, whose amino-acid sequence is MQRNLTLLIFFLFLNGIDAQITLTHNIGNSPIKTGMTSCQYEEAWSRAFTLSDFGISTADQFIITTGQVAISNSYDGAQLVFNFYSLNSETPGRNPQRISYGNVVLAPEIGDTPEIVQINFSTPITIPAGVERILVEVTQMDDIYNDEYKEVLIAGTEFDNDTSWFKGCREYYTPIPTENLSTPVPHANFFINVTGKIQNIASSGSSVTLSHNVCDDIIETSIHSCTSSYIYWARDFYLEDFGISTNEEFVITSGQVGVNKVGWLPEISFNVYAIDDNFPSSFSETDLIGSSQYQQLSPNIDRNSRIINVDFDTAVVVPAGVERILVEVHKGIVYGDGVAFIAGSTQDTGISWQRGCVTGGPHSTEYVSTEDFGRPDAKFYINVTGDVNHVTNDFSLNISNVCSEFLKEFSVAPTGSIASITWDFGDPASGGNNTSTDASPFHDFSTEGTYTITATVISSDGNAEVLTETINVKEPPNAYGIDNIYACEDSFNTGISSSFNLAQVTQQILRGQNNMTVTFIDGSGNEFTTLSSPFTNTIKDRETIGVRVAHNNNLCCYSETTFDLIVNPVPDLSAVSDLLMCSNEANGFATFDLEQVQNDILGNNNATSVSFFRENGNQIQAPLNAIKNQTINEEKITVRAFGSVGNCYEETPLVLRTSSQPQLNMQPPVYACDKGNGFGNFDLSKIESEIIGNQVGLKLSYFDTTGAELPSPLSTSYENKVSWKETITVRAENSMNTLCYAETSFDVIVNELPTTMLESSYYLCHLEPSLPIQIENNFDYYSWSFEDNSIISDTHKVDLINAGSYTLTLGKITNGVYCEKNFNFEFIKSSPPTITEVKHKGLSDTNFIEIIASGNGDFEYSLDGINFKKSNYFFNIIGGTYTALVRDKNGCGEDVEEVTILDYPKFFTPNNDGQNDYWQIYGIDQFPSSRIFIYDRYGKLLVQLSSNDLGWDGLFNGREMVSSDYWFKANLGEGTIFSGHFTLKR
- a CDS encoding site-specific integrase → MAKVRLILDTRKSAKSIVNGLYPVALRVFHQKTRIVRLPYYTSPAGWNDKSMQIKKSAHKNNHIDCDKANENIYDKLHIARKLIVELGDSINSINADTLVGYIRKAWDKKVDTKIREEVDNGLTLSEWGKVIVDRKLKSNNPGTAGWYANGIKAFTKMNGDKDLHLNEITVTLLKNFQSEHEAKGNSKNGISCYIRAVRAVYNSAIKEDQFIAKKNPFDHFKVPSTRRTKKKAILKEDFIKIRDVNYKKRSPIWHAKNYALIMFNCRGMNFIDLVKLQIKDISTDRIFYGRSKTGDQLSVRITDELNEILSFYLDGKSNEDYLFPANYDGSTKSFEKYKSLRRRMNGHLKTIAKDSGIEEVFTTYTIRHSWATIAKYMGISTEVISEGLGHHSLKTTQIYLKSFTNHVLDEANELVVS
- a CDS encoding SusD/RagB family nutrient-binding outer membrane lipoprotein, which codes for MKKIILITFLIGATLACSDDLSDVNTDSKSPTVVGADVLFSNATKSLFDQMVNVSVNRNIFTMVAQYWTRTTYIEEANYNLIKRNINGSHWNILYTEVLKNLTESKLILSTNPNASIPEAQTLNQQAMLEILQVFTWHVLVDTFGDIPYSEALNLNNSTPAYDDDKAIYEDLVIRLNAAITQIEVGAGGFTAGTDYIYDGNASKWKKFGNSLKLRMALRYADFDDAKATKMAKEAIESGVFESEGDNAFMEYEASAPNTNPIWNDLVESGRADYVAANTLVNTMNKLDDPRRDDYFAQNQGEGVYIGGTYGGAGNTHGNSTIYNERFEDPTLEGVLIDYSEVEFLIAEAAARGYISKNAQTHYNKAITSSIIYWGGTEVEANTYIVQPEVQYIPSLWKERIGEQKWIALYNRGFEAWSSWRKLDFPQLPNAVEEDIPVPLRYTYPTTEATLNGDMWKAASSAIGGDEQQTPIFWDVN